One genomic region from Spirosoma sp. KCTC 42546 encodes:
- a CDS encoding type II toxin-antitoxin system HicA family toxin: MKFPRNLTGLEFIKLLKPFGYEVIRQTGSHIRIQTMQNGQHYETIPRHDPIKIGTLNNILKNIAKHFDLTKEELAKQLFE, encoded by the coding sequence ATGAAGTTCCCGCGTAATCTGACAGGTCTGGAGTTCATAAAGTTGCTAAAACCATTCGGTTATGAAGTAATTCGGCAAACGGGTAGCCATATCCGAATTCAGACGATGCAAAACGGTCAACATTATGAGACCATTCCGCGTCACGACCCAATTAAGATAGGCACTCTAAATAATATCCTGAAAAATATCGCAAAGCATTTCGATTTAACAAAAGAAGAATTGGCAAAGCAGTTGTTTGAGTAA
- a CDS encoding helix-turn-helix domain-containing protein has translation MTFQQYLPGKQLRPYIKRFIVSDVSDEQTYKVLPDTSVVMGFQYRGRLAYVDNTTEVPLTTSGITGIQTGFRLFKNSPATSSLLVVFTETGAASYFDVPLHELGNASLALDNFALRSHIDLFEDQLAAATTDQERIQLVEHFLLSRLQKPKVDPLVSLALEHIYQSNGTIRMTSLADKLCISQSPLEKRFRQLVGTSPKRFASIVRMKQAIAAFSTTRSLTGISLESGYFDQAHFIKDFKTFTGLTPTEFLRASPDL, from the coding sequence ATGACATTTCAACAGTATCTACCTGGTAAACAGTTAAGGCCTTACATTAAGCGGTTCATCGTTTCGGACGTGAGCGATGAGCAGACGTATAAAGTGCTACCTGACACGTCAGTAGTGATGGGATTTCAATATCGGGGACGATTAGCGTATGTGGACAACACGACCGAAGTGCCCTTAACCACATCTGGGATTACAGGTATTCAAACTGGATTTCGTCTGTTTAAAAACTCACCAGCTACTAGTTCACTACTCGTTGTATTCACGGAAACAGGCGCTGCATCGTATTTTGATGTACCCTTGCACGAACTAGGTAACGCTAGTCTGGCACTGGACAATTTTGCCCTTCGTTCCCATATTGATTTGTTCGAAGACCAGTTAGCAGCCGCAACAACTGATCAGGAACGGATTCAACTTGTCGAGCACTTTCTCCTCTCCAGACTCCAGAAGCCCAAAGTCGATCCACTTGTATCACTGGCGCTAGAGCACATCTATCAGTCAAACGGAACGATCCGAATGACTTCATTGGCGGATAAATTATGCATTAGCCAAAGCCCACTTGAAAAGCGCTTTCGTCAACTAGTTGGCACTTCTCCGAAACGGTTTGCCTCCATTGTCCGAATGAAACAGGCTATTGCCGCTTTTTCGACAACCAGGAGCCTGACCGGCATCAGCTTAGAATCTGGCTATTTTGATCAGGCCCACTTTATTAAGGACTTCAAAACCTTCACAGGCTTAACTCCGACTGAATTTCTACGAGCTTCTCCCGACTTGTAA
- a CDS encoding phytanoyl-CoA dioxygenase family protein, with the protein MTRREQFEQQGYLIVRNVFTPDEVTQLRQSAYDYRNQQQKLGLVAKVKQAASVKGDLLSKEKLGWVIYDPRIVAIATELLGDTPVYFSDSTYQIGTGTRGFHRDNIDRYQFGQGADWDGHYPLIRFGIYLQNHDTYSGGIRFKRGSHEAADGADVFADTRAGDIVAWNMRTLHSGNARRMKVLNNLPLHVGLENRLPDFLFREQQGERVSLFFSYGLEGKHLDRYLEQHIQKRADMQENVRLSVYSPETLKKAEQNKVKVLDVKKLV; encoded by the coding sequence ATGACACGCCGGGAGCAATTTGAACAGCAAGGCTATCTTATCGTCCGCAACGTTTTTACACCAGACGAAGTGACTCAATTGCGGCAATCGGCCTACGACTATCGCAATCAGCAGCAGAAACTTGGTTTGGTGGCGAAAGTAAAACAGGCGGCTTCCGTAAAAGGCGATTTACTCAGTAAAGAGAAGCTGGGCTGGGTAATTTACGATCCGCGTATTGTTGCCATTGCCACTGAATTATTGGGCGATACGCCCGTTTACTTCTCGGATAGCACTTACCAAATTGGTACTGGCACCCGAGGGTTTCACCGCGATAATATCGACCGTTACCAGTTCGGCCAGGGTGCCGATTGGGATGGACATTATCCATTAATCCGTTTTGGTATCTATCTTCAGAACCACGATACCTACAGTGGAGGTATCCGATTTAAAAGGGGAAGCCACGAGGCCGCCGACGGTGCCGACGTATTTGCGGACACCCGTGCGGGCGACATTGTGGCCTGGAATATGCGGACGCTCCACAGCGGCAATGCCCGTCGGATGAAAGTGCTGAATAACCTACCACTGCACGTTGGTCTGGAAAATCGTCTGCCCGATTTCCTGTTCCGCGAACAGCAGGGCGAACGTGTCTCCCTATTTTTTAGCTACGGTCTGGAAGGCAAACACCTGGATCGTTATCTGGAGCAGCATATTCAGAAACGGGCTGATATGCAGGAAAACGTACGCTTGTCTGTCTATTCTCCCGAAACGCTCAAAAAAGCTGAGCAGAATAAGGTGAAAGTGCTGGACGTGAAAAAGCTGGTGTAG
- a CDS encoding Uma2 family endonuclease codes for MITDISQLDPNGTYTYADYLKWQFEESVELIKGKLYRMSPAPKRVHQLAVSHLLVDISIYLGNNGCQIYTAPFDVRLPIRNERKPDQLHTVVQPDICVICDTTKLDDSGCLGAPDWVIEITSPRTAKNDFSEKYNLYEESGVREYWIIQPKEKAVNVYVLENGTYALVDVYESGEIPSCIFPDLLVSHERIFC; via the coding sequence ATGATTACCGACATCTCCCAACTCGACCCCAACGGAACGTACACCTACGCTGACTATCTAAAATGGCAGTTTGAGGAAAGCGTTGAACTGATCAAAGGGAAATTATATCGGATGTCTCCGGCACCGAAACGGGTGCATCAGTTAGCAGTAAGTCATTTATTGGTAGATATTAGCATATATCTGGGCAACAATGGTTGTCAGATTTATACAGCACCCTTTGACGTGCGTTTACCAATTCGAAATGAGCGCAAACCAGATCAACTACATACTGTTGTCCAACCAGACATTTGTGTCATCTGCGATACAACTAAATTAGACGACAGCGGTTGTCTAGGTGCGCCTGACTGGGTTATTGAAATTACTTCGCCCCGAACAGCTAAGAACGACTTTAGCGAAAAGTACAATCTCTACGAAGAATCGGGTGTACGTGAGTACTGGATTATTCAACCCAAAGAAAAGGCCGTCAACGTGTATGTGTTGGAAAATGGTACGTATGCGTTAGTAGACGTTTACGAATCGGGCGAAATCCCCAGTTGTATTTTCCCCGATCTCCTTGTTTCCCACGAACGTATTTTTTGCTAG
- a CDS encoding DUF4260 domain-containing protein has protein sequence MKTLLKSEELIQFLGAIYLFSRLNFAWWWFPALILVPDLSMIGYIINPAIGAVLYNIVHHKGLGIVIGLLGLMTGNQALMLAGVILFAHSSMDRMMGYGLKYFDSFKHTSLGDL, from the coding sequence ATGAAAACCTTACTAAAATCCGAAGAACTGATCCAATTTCTAGGCGCTATTTACCTGTTCTCCCGCCTGAATTTTGCCTGGTGGTGGTTTCCCGCTCTGATTCTCGTACCTGACCTGAGTATGATTGGCTATATTATCAATCCAGCAATTGGGGCAGTACTATATAACATTGTGCATCACAAAGGACTGGGTATTGTGATTGGTTTGCTGGGCCTGATGACGGGTAATCAGGCGTTAATGCTGGCAGGAGTTATTCTTTTCGCTCACTCCAGTATGGATCGTATGATGGGCTATGGCCTGAAATATTTCGACAGTTTCAAGCACACGAGCTTGGGAGATTTGTGA
- a CDS encoding helical backbone metal receptor, whose translation MTPKRIVSIVPSQTELLFDLGVDEQLVGITKFCIHPATKVKHKAIVGGTKTLNLSKIQALNPDLILANKEENNREQVEELQQTYPVYVTDIITLPDALAMIRDVGALVGKNEEAEKMALQLTDSLIPLLQIPRLSVAYFIWRKPYMVAANGTFIHEMLGIAGFSNVFADQTRYPEITTDDLRAAQPDLIFLSSEPYPFTEKHQAEFNAICPLARVMVVDGELFSWYGSRLLRSSDYFRNLRNEIALNNV comes from the coding sequence ATGACCCCCAAACGCATTGTCTCGATCGTTCCGTCGCAGACCGAATTACTCTTCGATCTGGGTGTAGACGAACAACTGGTTGGCATCACAAAATTCTGCATCCATCCGGCTACTAAAGTTAAGCATAAGGCGATAGTAGGTGGCACTAAAACCCTGAATCTTAGTAAAATACAGGCATTAAATCCTGATCTTATTCTGGCGAACAAAGAAGAGAATAACCGGGAGCAAGTAGAAGAACTTCAGCAAACCTATCCAGTTTATGTTACGGACATCATAACACTGCCAGATGCGTTGGCGATGATTCGGGATGTAGGTGCACTGGTTGGAAAGAATGAAGAAGCGGAGAAGATGGCTTTGCAACTAACTGACTCCCTAATCCCTCTACTCCAGATTCCACGTCTTTCTGTGGCCTACTTCATCTGGCGAAAGCCTTATATGGTAGCGGCCAATGGCACGTTTATTCACGAAATGCTCGGAATAGCAGGATTTAGCAACGTTTTCGCTGATCAGACGCGCTATCCTGAAATCACTACAGATGACCTTCGGGCAGCCCAGCCCGATCTGATTTTCCTATCATCGGAACCGTATCCATTCACAGAAAAACACCAGGCAGAGTTTAACGCGATTTGCCCATTGGCACGGGTGATGGTCGTGGATGGCGAGCTATTTTCCTGGTACGGTAGCCGACTGTTGCGCTCGTCGGACTATTTTAGGAACTTGCGTAACGAAATTGCACTGAACAACGTATGA
- a CDS encoding DUF1398 family protein — MLSEESLRAAYATAQNYPDLAQKLVDAGVQSYTVEVSSGNMIYRSADGETLLHPTIMEPRAIATRFDQAGTIQAIRGNQEGKTDYPQFMNEIAQSGIRFYDAILTGNNKRVIYVGIGGHYEEKIPIV; from the coding sequence ATGTTAAGCGAAGAATCACTTAGAGCAGCCTACGCCACCGCCCAAAATTACCCGGATTTAGCCCAGAAACTCGTTGATGCTGGTGTACAATCGTACACTGTTGAGGTATCATCCGGCAACATGATCTACCGATCAGCCGATGGTGAGACCTTACTTCATCCAACTATAATGGAACCCAGAGCCATTGCAACCCGCTTCGACCAGGCAGGAACAATTCAGGCAATTCGGGGCAATCAGGAAGGCAAAACAGATTACCCACAATTTATGAATGAAATTGCTCAATCAGGTATTCGCTTCTACGATGCTATCCTGACCGGTAACAATAAACGGGTTATTTACGTAGGTATAGGCGGGCATTATGAAGAGAAAATTCCAATTGTCTGA
- a CDS encoding AraC family transcriptional regulator, with amino-acid sequence MPTSNDTLSIASINLILFAAQQRGANPDALARAVGISPEQLRDPDGRVLVRQVQALWREVIAATGDANIALQLGEMVNPVAIGVLAYVMMHSPTLGRAFDKLCQYQDIVCEGIRTTGQFVNSGKQFALSLQIISADIIYPQYALNSELSIYLSAMRALTGHRISASEIHFAYPRPVDTREHERVFAPARLTFDAPETTLVLDASLLDLPVLNASPTLSVLFEKHANDILSKLKLPSLSTRVKSEIISMMKGEEPTLAIIADRLAMGIRTLQLHLKEAGTSYQQLLDETRKELAVSHLREPYLSTTDIAYLLGFAEPSVFFRSFKKWTGQTPGAYRMALVA; translated from the coding sequence ATGCCAACCTCCAACGACACCCTCTCCATTGCCTCCATCAACCTGATTCTATTTGCCGCCCAGCAGCGTGGGGCCAATCCTGATGCGCTGGCTCGTGCGGTAGGCATCAGCCCCGAGCAACTGCGTGATCCCGATGGGCGCGTGCTGGTTCGGCAGGTGCAGGCACTCTGGCGCGAGGTGATAGCGGCCACGGGCGACGCCAATATTGCCCTGCAACTTGGTGAAATGGTAAATCCGGTTGCTATCGGTGTGTTAGCCTATGTAATGATGCACAGCCCTACATTGGGTCGCGCCTTTGATAAACTGTGCCAGTACCAGGATATTGTTTGCGAAGGTATTCGTACAACAGGGCAATTTGTGAATTCGGGAAAGCAGTTTGCCTTATCGCTCCAGATAATCAGTGCCGATATTATTTATCCGCAATATGCACTTAACTCCGAATTGTCGATTTACCTGTCTGCAATGCGGGCATTGACAGGGCATCGTATTTCAGCCAGCGAGATTCACTTTGCCTACCCACGTCCGGTTGATACGCGGGAACATGAGCGCGTATTTGCCCCCGCCCGCCTAACCTTCGATGCACCCGAAACGACACTTGTTCTTGATGCCAGCTTGCTCGATTTGCCCGTTCTGAACGCCAGCCCTACGTTGTCGGTCCTATTTGAAAAACATGCGAACGACATTCTCAGCAAGCTCAAGTTACCATCGTTGAGTACTCGGGTGAAATCGGAAATTATTTCGATGATGAAGGGGGAAGAACCCACGCTGGCCATCATTGCCGACCGGCTGGCCATGGGAATCCGAACGCTCCAACTCCACCTAAAAGAGGCAGGCACCTCCTATCAGCAATTGCTTGACGAAACCCGAAAAGAACTGGCTGTCAGTCACCTGCGCGAACCTTACCTGAGTACAACCGACATTGCCTATCTGCTGGGTTTTGCCGAACCGAGCGTCTTTTTTCGGTCATTCAAGAAATGGACGGGCCAAACACCGGGTGCGTATCGAATGGCACTGGTAGCGTGA
- a CDS encoding outer membrane beta-barrel family protein, which yields MKNLLTVKPLLRVSLFIIHCALFINFSASAQSPGTIKGTVVDSVTRKPLMEASVSLLLARDSSLVTFGITDGDGKFEFPKLAVGQYRVLVTYVGYRGRSRSVSVTQNDPTVDAGTIDIVAQSQTLMEVSVQGERAPIAVKGDTLEFNAGSFKTRPNAQVEDLLKKLPGVEVDRDGNVKAQGQAITKVLVDGKPFFGNDPKMATRNLPADIIDKVQLFDQASEQSTFSGVDDGDREKTINITTKKDKRKGSFGQQTIGVGPKPGDDARYSGRVSYNQFNNGRQISMLGMANNINQQGFTASDLGLGNNFGGAGQGQGGGGGSNVVRGGAGGGSGNGAGQVGSNAITQSWAAGINYRDGWGKKIDVVSSYNASNTNTLTSQQSHRENVIPSGTSGTVATRADAGFVRDQANGSDNTNTNHRFNLRLDYRLDSMTTIRVIPSLSWLNSNYNNNSQSQTFTNEGVLANSSLTNYNSTGTGFTGNNSLLLFRKFKKQGRSFSVNWTIGANNQDNEGFNNSVNTFNGSSTSLTSGVITKDTVTGITTQKINQRNNQETHSMTNTVNVSYTEPLSLRQTLEFHYNLSDNHNTSNRAVNDFNGTTNQYDLVNSSLSNNFVNDYVTNRGGLTWQTKRLKYTYAFGVDAQQASLNSQNLSRETTLNRTYSNLLPNALFTYNFGKSRRLRLNYRTRLNAPSVNQLQPVANNTNPLNIQLGNLDLQPEYSHTVSLNYNRFDAATFRNMFVFLNASRTDNKIVNSTTFDKSGAQTTIPVNTNGYYTVNGSLVFGRPLKLGAQKTNLNLSTNLTFNQGTSFINNQSNQAKNWLIGQGATISSNFTEKLDLNLSGNINWQSARYSLQPQQNTTFLNQSVTLDVYYQLPLKFTFSTNVYYNHYGGSSASFNQSYTLWNATLARQLFKQNQGEIRFQAFDLLNQNQSIVRNVTDTYTEEVRSRVLNRYFMISFVYNLRKFSAGVTAPRDPFQERNGGGQRGQGGGFRRN from the coding sequence ATGAAAAACTTACTGACTGTGAAGCCCTTACTCCGAGTTTCGTTATTCATTATTCATTGTGCATTATTCATTAATTTCAGTGCCTCCGCCCAATCTCCGGGTACTATCAAGGGAACTGTAGTCGACTCGGTGACTCGCAAGCCCCTGATGGAGGCATCGGTATCCTTATTACTAGCCCGCGATTCGTCGTTGGTAACCTTTGGGATTACGGATGGGGATGGGAAATTTGAGTTTCCTAAACTGGCCGTAGGTCAATATCGGGTGTTGGTAACGTATGTTGGTTATCGTGGCCGCTCCCGCAGTGTTTCTGTGACCCAGAACGATCCTACAGTCGATGCTGGAACCATTGATATAGTTGCCCAATCACAGACTCTCATGGAAGTTTCGGTGCAGGGCGAACGGGCTCCAATTGCCGTGAAAGGAGATACACTGGAGTTCAATGCAGGCTCGTTTAAAACCCGCCCGAACGCACAGGTAGAGGATTTGCTCAAGAAACTGCCGGGCGTGGAAGTAGACCGGGATGGGAATGTAAAAGCGCAGGGGCAGGCAATCACCAAAGTACTGGTTGACGGGAAACCGTTTTTCGGGAATGACCCCAAAATGGCCACCCGCAACCTTCCCGCCGACATTATCGACAAAGTACAACTCTTCGATCAGGCATCTGAACAATCTACTTTTTCGGGTGTGGATGATGGCGATCGGGAGAAAACGATTAACATCACCACCAAAAAAGATAAGCGTAAAGGCTCGTTTGGCCAGCAAACGATTGGTGTTGGCCCCAAGCCAGGAGACGATGCCCGTTACTCGGGTCGGGTCAGTTATAACCAGTTTAATAATGGTCGCCAGATTTCGATGCTGGGTATGGCTAATAATATTAACCAGCAGGGCTTTACGGCGAGTGATTTAGGGCTTGGTAACAACTTCGGTGGAGCGGGGCAAGGCCAGGGGGGCGGGGGTGGGAGTAACGTGGTACGTGGTGGAGCTGGTGGTGGAAGCGGTAATGGTGCCGGGCAGGTTGGTAGTAATGCCATCACGCAGTCGTGGGCTGCCGGTATTAACTATCGGGATGGCTGGGGTAAAAAGATTGATGTGGTGAGTAGCTACAACGCCAGCAATACCAACACCCTCACCAGTCAGCAAAGCCACCGCGAGAACGTAATTCCCAGTGGTACATCGGGTACAGTGGCTACCCGCGCTGATGCTGGATTTGTTCGTGATCAGGCCAATGGTTCGGATAATACCAATACCAATCACCGCTTTAATCTCCGGCTCGATTACCGACTCGACTCAATGACGACGATTCGGGTGATTCCGAGCTTATCCTGGCTAAACTCAAATTATAATAACAATAGCCAATCGCAAACCTTTACCAATGAGGGTGTTCTGGCCAATTCAAGCCTGACCAACTATAACTCTACCGGTACAGGTTTTACGGGGAATAACTCCTTACTGCTGTTTCGTAAATTTAAGAAACAAGGACGCAGCTTTTCGGTAAACTGGACCATAGGGGCTAATAACCAGGACAATGAGGGTTTTAATAACTCCGTCAATACGTTTAACGGATCATCTACCAGTCTGACATCTGGTGTTATTACGAAAGATACCGTAACGGGGATAACCACACAGAAAATAAATCAGCGCAATAATCAGGAGACGCATTCGATGACCAATACGGTTAACGTTAGTTATACTGAACCGCTATCGCTTCGACAGACGCTTGAGTTTCACTACAACCTGTCGGATAATCACAATACATCAAACCGGGCCGTAAATGATTTTAATGGCACTACAAATCAGTATGATCTGGTGAATTCCAGCTTGAGTAACAACTTTGTAAACGACTACGTAACCAATCGGGGTGGATTGACCTGGCAAACCAAACGACTGAAGTATACCTATGCGTTTGGTGTTGATGCTCAGCAGGCGAGCCTTAACTCACAAAACCTAAGTCGGGAAACAACCTTAAACCGAACCTATTCGAATTTACTGCCCAACGCCTTGTTCACGTATAATTTTGGCAAGAGCCGGCGATTACGACTGAACTACCGCACCCGGCTCAACGCGCCATCGGTGAATCAGTTACAGCCTGTAGCGAACAATACGAACCCGCTTAACATCCAGCTTGGTAATCTCGATCTGCAACCTGAATACAGTCATACGGTATCGTTGAATTATAACCGGTTTGATGCTGCCACGTTCCGGAACATGTTTGTCTTTTTGAATGCGAGCCGGACAGATAACAAAATCGTCAACTCAACGACATTCGACAAATCGGGAGCGCAGACAACCATACCGGTGAATACCAATGGGTATTATACTGTCAATGGATCGCTGGTATTTGGTCGTCCGCTCAAATTAGGAGCGCAGAAAACGAACCTGAACTTATCGACAAACCTGACCTTTAATCAGGGAACGAGTTTTATAAATAATCAATCCAATCAGGCGAAAAACTGGCTGATTGGTCAGGGAGCCACGATAAGTTCAAATTTTACGGAGAAATTAGACCTGAACTTGTCGGGTAACATTAACTGGCAATCGGCCAGGTATTCGCTACAACCGCAACAGAATACGACCTTCCTGAACCAGTCCGTAACGCTCGACGTCTATTACCAATTGCCGCTCAAGTTTACGTTCTCAACCAACGTTTACTACAACCACTACGGAGGTAGTTCGGCCAGCTTTAATCAGTCGTATACACTCTGGAATGCAACGTTGGCCCGGCAGTTGTTCAAGCAAAATCAGGGTGAAATCCGGTTCCAGGCATTCGATTTGCTGAATCAGAATCAGAGTATCGTGCGGAACGTAACAGACACCTATACCGAAGAAGTCCGGAGCCGGGTACTGAACCGCTATTTCATGATCAGCTTCGTGTATAACCTGCGCAAATTTAGTGCGGGCGTTACAGCACCAAGAGATCCATTTCAGGAGCGGAATGGGGGAGGCCAACGGGGGCAGGGTGGCGGCTTCCGCCGGAATTAA
- a CDS encoding GLPGLI family protein, protein MKQAIFTCLITGLVATVSVAQTPVSGKITYEGMRQIDRSQMRMVINGQEVRPGAPGAPDAPEGAPEVMSFTQKLVFAGTMAKEERDRPQGGMMFRRQGADGSPDGAGGPGGGDRPNRGGAMRANFPFEQQTYLDLANRQRIDVLVVKKDSASQTYRSEKPMPAATDWQESEKTKKIAGYVCHKATATHRKLPYTIWYTTDLPFTYSPVADLTPPKGVVLLIESDTESYKATGVSMEAVAEASVQPPKEAKAISADEMEQIRRKGMADFRQKMMQNMNMSAPRN, encoded by the coding sequence ATGAAACAAGCCATTTTCACCTGTCTCATTACCGGCCTGGTTGCTACGGTATCCGTTGCACAGACCCCTGTATCCGGTAAAATTACGTACGAAGGTATGCGTCAGATTGACCGGTCGCAGATGCGCATGGTCATTAATGGACAGGAAGTTCGACCAGGTGCCCCTGGCGCTCCTGATGCACCGGAAGGGGCACCTGAAGTGATGTCGTTTACGCAGAAACTTGTCTTTGCTGGCACAATGGCCAAAGAAGAACGTGATCGGCCGCAGGGAGGTATGATGTTTCGCCGACAAGGTGCCGATGGTAGCCCCGATGGCGCGGGCGGACCTGGCGGTGGTGATCGGCCCAATCGGGGTGGTGCTATGCGGGCGAATTTCCCATTCGAACAACAGACGTATCTGGATTTAGCCAATCGGCAACGGATTGATGTACTGGTGGTGAAGAAAGATTCTGCCAGCCAGACATACCGCTCTGAAAAACCCATGCCAGCCGCAACCGATTGGCAGGAGAGTGAAAAGACTAAAAAGATTGCAGGCTATGTCTGCCACAAGGCCACTGCTACGCACCGAAAATTGCCTTATACAATCTGGTACACCACTGATCTGCCCTTTACGTATTCGCCCGTTGCCGATCTGACTCCACCCAAAGGTGTGGTATTACTGATTGAATCGGACACGGAATCGTATAAAGCAACAGGAGTTTCAATGGAAGCCGTTGCCGAAGCATCCGTGCAGCCACCTAAAGAGGCTAAAGCTATATCGGCTGACGAAATGGAACAGATCCGGCGAAAAGGCATGGCCGATTTCCGGCAGAAAATGATGCAGAACATGAATATGTCTGCCCCCCGGAATTAA
- a CDS encoding type II toxin-antitoxin system HicB family antitoxin — translation MKELIFLVEEDPEGGYTAQAVGENIFTQGDTMAELKTMIRDAVDCHYDNPSQWPQLVRLHFVKDEVFAL, via the coding sequence ATGAAAGAACTAATCTTTTTAGTTGAGGAAGATCCCGAAGGCGGCTATACCGCGCAAGCCGTTGGTGAGAACATATTCACGCAAGGCGATACAATGGCTGAACTAAAAACAATGATTAGGGATGCCGTCGACTGTCACTACGACAATCCGTCGCAGTGGCCGCAACTGGTTCGACTGCACTTTGTGAAGGACGAAGTATTTGCGCTATGA
- a CDS encoding NAD(P)H-binding protein — MNTTPTILVLGATGSIGYAVTANLLARQLPVTILVRNRAKAEALFPNQPTLTLVEGDVQDATLLNRIAVNQDFIFYGINYPYNKWFGNMDTATQKVIDAAAQQQATIILPGNVYNFGNTKAPIREDSKPNPCTRKGQLRVEIEAMLEQAATAGNCRVMNVRLPDFWGPNVLNEGVKPIFENALNGKALPWIVNVDIPHQAVYTKDAAEVIVRLMLRDWATKTQSSGIQSKPYEVWNYGGTTVPSIRWWFEQINALTGKPLKVQVYSRFIVSVLGLFMPVLREVNEMLYLYENTIVLDDQKVLSLFPDFQPTPMKQALIETLTWFSEHELKRSFTAEGVSASELTQLPIN; from the coding sequence ATGAATACTACGCCAACAATTCTTGTTCTGGGTGCTACTGGAAGCATCGGTTATGCCGTAACCGCCAATCTGCTGGCCCGCCAGTTGCCGGTAACCATCCTCGTTCGAAACCGGGCTAAAGCCGAAGCATTATTCCCGAATCAACCTACGCTGACGTTGGTAGAAGGCGATGTACAGGATGCCACGTTGTTGAATCGAATTGCTGTAAATCAGGACTTTATCTTTTATGGCATCAATTACCCCTACAATAAATGGTTTGGCAACATGGACACGGCCACCCAAAAGGTGATTGACGCTGCCGCTCAACAGCAAGCGACCATTATTTTGCCGGGCAACGTCTACAATTTTGGGAATACCAAAGCCCCAATCCGGGAGGATAGCAAACCGAATCCCTGCACCCGAAAAGGCCAGTTGCGTGTTGAGATTGAAGCCATGTTAGAGCAGGCTGCCACTGCCGGCAACTGCCGGGTCATGAACGTTCGGTTGCCCGATTTCTGGGGCCCAAACGTACTGAACGAAGGCGTAAAGCCCATCTTTGAAAATGCACTCAATGGCAAAGCACTACCCTGGATTGTAAATGTGGATATTCCACACCAGGCCGTATATACGAAAGACGCGGCTGAAGTTATTGTCCGATTAATGTTGCGGGATTGGGCTACGAAAACACAGTCTTCGGGCATTCAATCGAAGCCGTACGAAGTCTGGAACTATGGTGGAACAACGGTGCCATCCATTCGGTGGTGGTTTGAGCAGATTAACGCCCTAACTGGCAAGCCGTTAAAGGTACAGGTGTACAGTCGCTTTATTGTCAGTGTTCTGGGACTGTTTATGCCTGTGCTACGTGAAGTGAATGAGATGCTCTATCTCTACGAAAATACAATCGTGCTCGATGATCAGAAAGTGCTTTCGCTATTCCCCGATTTCCAGCCTACACCCATGAAACAAGCCTTGATCGAAACATTGACATGGTTCTCTGAGCACGAATTAAAACGGTCGTTTACGGCAGAAGGAGTTTCGGCTTCAGAATTGACACAACTGCCTATAAATTGA